A stretch of Lactuca sativa cultivar Salinas chromosome 6, Lsat_Salinas_v11, whole genome shotgun sequence DNA encodes these proteins:
- the LOC111911418 gene encoding probable serine/threonine-protein kinase PBL19: MMKCFNIFSSGTKRRGKSSPELREQNQSTKPATRLVKSTGSIVSPRSIPELYREKEHNLRKFSFSELRNATNNFNRMLKIGEGGFGSVYKGSIKPPDDQGEPLVVAIKKLNRNGMQGHKEWLAEVQFLGVVEHPNLVKLLGYCSVDGERGIQRLLVYEYMPNKSLESHLFSRAYPPIPWKKRLQILLGAAQGLAYLHEGLEIQVIFRDFKSANVLLDENFNPKLSDFGLAREGPQGDRTHVSTTPVGTYGYAAPEYVETGHLKSNSDLWSFGVVLYEILSGRKAIDRLLPQSEQKLIEWVKQFPADSKRFRMIMDPRLNNQYSLSAARKVAKLADSCLRKNPEDRPAMSQIVDVLQDAIRESEDDIRSPSSVPSPLPLPEPSTRRTVHVG, from the exons ATGATGAAGTGTTTCAATATTTTCAGTTCCGGAACGAAAAGAAGAGGGAAATCTTCACCAGAGCTCCGGGAGCAAAACCAATCAACGAAACCAGCTACAAGATTAGTAAAGTCGACAGGGTCAATCGTTTCACCAAGAAGCATACCGGAATTGTACAGAGAAAAAGAACATAATTTGAGAAAGTTTTCGTTTTCAGAGCTCAGAAATGCTACTAATAATTTCAATAGGATGTTAAAGATCGGAGAAGGTGGATTCGGAAGTGTGTATAAAGGGTCAATTAAACCTCCTGATGATCAAGGCGAGCCTCTTGTGGTTGCAATTAAGAAACTCAACAGAAATGGGATGCAG GGGCATAAAGAATGGTTAGCAGAAGTTCAGTTTCTTGGTGTTGTTGAACACCCTAACCTTGTAAAGCTTTTGGGATACTGCTCAGTAGATGGTGAAAGGGGAATACAAAGACTATTAGTCTACGAGTATATGCCAAACAAAAGCTTAGAATCTCATCTCTTTAGCAGAGCATATCCACCAATTCCATGGAAAAAAAGGCTACAAATCCTCCTTGGTGCAGCCCAAGGTCTAGCTTATCTTCACGAGGGTTTGGAAATCCAG GTGATATTTCGCGATTTCAAGTCCGCAAATGTGTTGTTGGATGAAAACTTCAACCCAAAACTTTCGGATTTTGGGCTTGCGAGAGAAGGACCACAAGGAGACCGGACTCACGTATCCACAACG CCTGTTGGGACATACGGATACGCTGCCCCAGAATACGTGGAAACGGGTCATCTAAAGTCAAATAGCGACTTATGGAGTTTCGGAGTTGTATTATACGAGATTTTATCGGGTAGAAAGGCGATTGATAGACTCCTACCACAATCCGAACAAAAACTTATCGAATGGGTCAAACAGTTCCCAGCAGATAGCAAAAGGTTCCGGATGATAATGGATCCGCGTTTAAACAATCAATATTCGCTTAGTGCGGCTCGGAAAGTTGCAAAATTGGCGGACAGTTGTTTGCGGAAGAATCCGGAAGATCGACCCGCGATGAGTCAGATAGTTGATGTGTTACAGGACGCGATTAGAGAGTCAGAAGATGATATCAGAAGTCCAAGTTCAGTACCGAGTCCGTTACCGTTACCAGAGCCGTCTACACGAAGAACAGTTCATGTTGGTTAG